gtaagccagaaagagagaaaaataccatatgatatcacttatacgtggaatctgaaagaaagacacaaatgaatttatttacaaaacagaaacagactcacagacttagaaaacaaacttatagttaccagggggcaaatggggtggggagggataaattgggagtttaagatttgccaaaaaagaaagaaagaaagaaagaaagaaagaaagaaagaaagaaagaaagaaagaaagaaagaaagaaagaaagaaagaaagaaagaaagaaagaaagaaagaaagaaagaaagaaagaaagaaagaaagaaagaaagaaagaaagaaagaaagaaagaaagaaagaaagaaagaaagaaagaaagaaagaaagaaagaaagaaagaaagaaagaaagaaagaaagaaagaaagaaagaaagaaagaaagaaagaaagagaaagaaagagaaagaaagagaaagaaagaaagaaagaaagaaagaaagaaagaaagaaagaaagaaagaaagaaagaaagaaggaaagaaggaaagaaaggagggagggagggagggagggagggttggaaggaaggaaggaaggaaggaaggaagggagaaaggaagggagaaagaaagaaaaatgaatgagataTTGGTATAAAGCCCTTAGCAAAGGGGCTGGCATTTgataaattctcaataaatagcAATGATGGCCAAGTGGCCAAGGCTTATCAAACGACCTAGTACACATCAGATAGTTCTATTTCTCAGGAGCATTTGTCTCACTAACTCCTCAAGACGCCAGCCCCACCAGTGTTATTCCCTAGTGacagagaaacagattcagagcTGAAAAATCTACCTGGATGAGATCATGTAACAGCTAGTGTGTACAgaccacttactatgtgctatGCACTATGTGAAACCACTTGCAGGTAACTCCAATTTGTTATCACCCTTATGGTTCACCCAATTTTACAGGGAGGCAAATTGAGGCAGAGAGGCTCAGTAACCTTGCTgaggggcagagctggaactGTTTAACCCTATGCAACACATGTGTGTGATCatgtgatacatacatacatatatataaatatataggtgTGCAATGCTGTGCTGAGTGTGCATGTATCCAAAATCAGTGAATGATGGGCCTATGTGTGTTCCCATGCACATGCCTTCACATATCTTCATGTATGTGGTGTGACCTTGTCAACGTGTGTGCACGAGGCAGTTTTAAGCTGAAATTCTCAAGCTCAAAAGACCTGAGTCCAAATTCCTAATCTgccacatactttttttttttattgcggtataaattgatttacaatgttatgtaagTTTCAGGAGTACAATATAGtgttacacaatttttaaagattatactcccaCTTATGATGTATAACTTCAGACAGGTGATTGCCTCTCTCTGAGtctcttcacctataaaatggagtaTAATAATTGTGCCTAACAGGGTGGCTGTGAAGTAAATGTAAGTAAGTCACCAGCTGTGGACAGctgatattattatttattgCCACATGGCCATGGGTGGGTGTGTGTTTTGATGTATACATGTCCACATCTACACCCTGTCTGCTCATCATGCCCTCAGAAAATCCCCTCTTTGCCAAGGCCTCCCCTAGACTGCCCTCAAGGATACATCCATCACGGCCACCATGCTGCGACAGGTGTCGATGCCAAAACCATCAGTCTTCAGATCAGGATCTGTGGGAAACAGGTTGAAAGTCAGAGGCCAGAGATCACAGTGAACGCCATGCCTCTGAACCTGCCCTGTATGTTGACCCCTGGTCACTCACGTCTGGTCACGACTTTGTTGAGAATATTCATGAGTTCTGTGGCACTGACCTCCATGTCCTGGGGGGAGAAGTTAGGGATGGGTCAGGGGTGACTTGAAAGGGTCTGGGCATGTCATGAAGGAGAATGGGAACTCTGGGATTGCTGTGGTAGGGTGGGTATGTAAAGGGCAGCCCAAGGGAAGGCATGGAAGGGTCAGGACGGGTCTGGGGGCCCCATGTTACTTACGTCTCCAGCCAGCTGGGCAAAGAGCCTCCGGAACTGGCGGACCTCCTCGCTCTCATTGGCTTCGATGTTGGAGTAATGGGTGCGAGGGGGCTGCAGAGGGAGGAGATCTCAGAGCAGGTAGGGGGAGGGGTGCCCTGGCCAGGACAGCCCTAGGTGGGAAAGTCACAGTGGGCTGGGCGGCTGAGTGACAAAAGAATGAGAGGTAGTCGGTGAATTGGGAGTGGGGTAGAGCTAAGTTTAAGGACATGACGAGGGAGAGAATTAATGAGGAATTTCATAAGGAGAGGTGTGGGGCTTCTCCAAAGGGATATGAATGGGTGCTGGAAAAGGCCTTGGAGTGAGAAGAGGGGCCTCTGGTTGCAAAGGGAGGCTTACCGGGGGCTCTGGGTTGTACTGCGCAGCCGCCTCACTGAAAGGATCCATGAAGGGAAACATGGCGGCAGTTAGCGccagggggcggggcctccaAACGGCAGCACCAGCCCCCGTGCCCCAGCCCCtaacccccaccccgccaccctACCTACCTGCTCCCTCCGCCTCATTCGTCCTCCTCGCCTGTCCCTACCCTTGCTGCCCTGGTTGCGCCCCCACGGTAGTTTTCTCTTGCCAGGGCACACCTACCCAATGGCAGACTCAAAACACCTAGTCCCTCCGAGGGCTTGCTTCATAGAACCTCGGCCCCAACCTTCCCTCGACTCCACCCTTCTCAGGTCCCACCTGTCTAGGAACCTACTTCATCTCCATGACTTCTGAACAGTTGTGTCGTCCTAGCATCCCACCCCAGCTCCAATAGTTCTCACCCCTTCAAAGGATCACACtctatgctgtactccagaaattaacacaacattgtaaaccgactatactgcaattaaaaaaaagttcacattCAGTGGCCAAGACTAATTAGGCCCTTATGGACCACATGCCCTACCTCCACCTGGACATTATTCTATTTTAATCCAGCCGGTTCCCAGCCAGGCTCTGCCCCTTCAAGGTCATTTCCTTACCTCATTAGGCCTAGACCTCTTCTAGGTACACCTCCTCATTAACCCACCTATATGGAAAGCCTTGCCCCCATTAAGTGATACTCAGCATCATTAGCTCCGCCCCCTTAACGTTTATCTCAGGTTAGCGGAAGTTAGCCATGTGAGACCCATTAAGCCCCACCTCCCAAAGCCCCGCCGGGTCCCATCAGATTGTGTCCCCTCAACAGTCAGACTAAGTCCCTGTCAAGCCCCGCCCCCATGAACTCATTAGGGCCAGCCCCCTCAAGGCCAGTCTCCTAGCCCAGGCCCGGCCCAGCCTAAAGTTACTGGTCAGGGTCCAGGTTGCCCCATTCTATTCTTGCTGGACAAGCCTTCTCCTCCAGGCTTCGCCCCTCATCAGGCCCCGCCTTACCTGATGGCGCTAATGACCCCGCCCAGGATGCGCATGGCAGTTCcgccaccaccaccgccgccgccgccgcctccgcctcctCCGCCGCCTCCTCCGGCCCCGCTGATCAGGCCTCCAAGCACATTCCCCAGGCCCCCGCCCAggcccccgcctcccccgccgccgccgccacccttCAAGAACGAGTTAACCAGGAACATGGCTGTGATTCCAGATTCCTGTAGGGGAGAAAAAGGGGTCAAGTCCTTGTCCCGTCCGtcagcccgcccccttccccacAAAAATACGCATTTCTGGCTGCTGGACGTGGAGGGGAGTAATATGAAGCCTCTAGGAGGAGACCTATCCTCCAGCTGGGGCTTGAGGATCCTTTCGGAATGGGGTCTGGGCTTCTAGGGGAAGGTTGTTCTCGGGTGGATGGCATAGGGACGGATGATCAGATTTGAAACCTCCTCCTGGTCCAAAGTGTCAGCGTCTGGCTTGGAGGACCCTGGACTGAATCTACGCATAACCATCACTAAGCACCAGACACCAGCCAAGTCAACTGGAGTTTTAAAGATGGGGGCCCTACGTTGGCACTCGAATCTGAGATCCAGAGCCTCAGAACTGATTTAGGGGTCTTGGGCGGGTCAGGGGCGAGGATCGGAAATTCTCCTCCTGGAGGCCCCTGGAGCATACTTTCAGAAATCCAGAATGTGGGCTTGAGAGTTTAGATACAACGAACAGCGAGATCACAGTGTTATCGTTGGGTCTGTGGGTTCGGGTCTAAGATTGTGGGTGTGAGCCATGGGGCCCGAGATAACGGAGTCTCTATTAGAACTGAGAGCACGGATCTAGAATAGTGCTTCTGGAGGCCGCACCCAGGGCTGAATTTACAAGACCTCTCAAGTCTATGAGCTCGTACTTTAGATCCTGAGAGAGAAGGTGGAAGAGTCCGGGGCGGGATAACTGAGGCCGGACAGGTCTGGGAGTTCGAATCTGAGATCACGGGTCGGGGGGTACCCCCGTGCCCAAGATTTTAGAATCTCTTCGGATCTGAAGGCCGCCAGGGCCGGGATCAAGGAGTGCAGGGGGAATCCGGACTGGGCGCTCACCGCCTTGCTCACACGTCCGCCGGTCCGCTGGTATCTGCTGCTCCGGGGCCTCCGGCTGCGTCCGGCTGCTTAGGGCGGGGCTGATGACTCAGGAGGCCGCAGCAGGGTTAGGCACAGCGGAGTGGCCCAGTCGGCATCCGCGCGGTCCTAGCGCCAACATTGGAACTGCGCATGAGCATGCCGGCCCGCCTCCTGCAGCGGGCCGCGGCCGCCGAGGCTCCGCCCTGCGTTTCCGGTGCCGAGCGGTCCGACTCCGCCCTGACTTTATAGAGCTGCGGTCTTCCCCTGCAACCTCTCGAGTTCAGGTGCAGGCACCCCGAGGTGACCTGGGCAGTCACCGTGCCCAAGGTCACCCCCGCTAATGTTGTAGTGTGAATTTTCTTCCCAAAGCCAGCCTCCACCCGCCCACGGATGTGGTTTTCTGTCCTCTTGGAACTTGTCCCCTGACCTAGCCTTGTCTCGATAAACACCGACAAGTCTGGAGGCCCCGACTTTTGTCTGGCCCACAGTCCGAGGACAAGCGCCCGCATATGTGGCGGGGACACTGCAGGCACAGTCCGGGTGGCGTTCCAATTCCGCCTCCGAAATCCGCCTCGTGCCTCCTCCATCCGCACCCCTTTACCCCCCAATTCAGGGTCACCAGAATCATTTTCCCTGGATGGGCCCAAACTGTAGTCTCAATCTTCCAGTCTCTAAAGAGGGCCCCTGACACAGTAAGAGTTCGCTGGCCACAGCCCAGTTTCTGAGGCTAGATGTTCCCAAGGTCGGGTGGTGGGCTGGGTGGGGAATGCAGCTGAGAGGGACATTGGCGACTGAAGCCACCTTTGAAGCCCTTTCGCTTACTCTCTGGTTCCAACCTCCAACCTGTGAGCGCCCAGTACTTCTTCAGGGCTCCTCGGATGAAGTTAAATCTGGCTCCCGCAAGCAATCTGGCTGTCTAGCCCTTAGCCTCTTTCCAGGAAGCTGACTCAgcttgagtttgaatcctggttctgcccctTAATAACTTGGGATCCCAAAACAGTGACTTGAGCAATGGTTTTTGAATCTGTACAATGCGAACAAGGGTTCCCATGGCCCACTTTCTAGGCCCCTACCAGAATTAAGTGATAAACACTTAGTAAATAGTAGGTATTATCCTCTGGGTCTGTagctgtgctgttccctctgcctggatccCACCCCGAGGTTCCTCAGGTGGTTGACTCTCGCTCATCCTTAGAAAATACtgattaaaacaacagcaacaactgCCAAGCACTCCCTtaagtactttacatatattagctCAAATGTCCTCAAAACAGTCCATCAGGATGTATGCTctatattatctctattttacaaataagtaaaCTGAGTAAACTACCTAGTTTGTATTCTTAAGCACTCCTCTAATGCTGAGTCTTCCATAATATAATAGCTCAAATAACAAGATCACAACAGTCAAAACCCCAGTCACAGCTATGCTTCCTGAGGGCTTGCTGCGGCCACTACACAAGCCTTGTCTGTGAGGCAGAAACTAGCaggagagaaaatggaggctCTGAAGGCAGAGGTCACAGTGGGTGGCAGGACCAGGTCTGTACTTGGGCTTGGCTAATGCCAAAACTTTTGGTGATGACTAATCTGGATTCCCTTCTCACCACACCCTTCCCTGCCAGACTGTTAACTTCCTTCTCTGTCCTCTCTGGGGCTCACTAGCTGCATGTGCTGTGCCCTCTACCTGGAACACTCcttctgcctttatttttttgGCCTGGTTTTGTAGTGTCTCTACCTCTGGATGTCAGCTCAGGAGTCAGCTCTTCTAGGAACCCCTCCCATTCTGAACCTGAGATTAGGCGAAGCGTGCAGTTACAATCTTGTGAATTTCTCAAAGCACTCACTGCCAATTACAATCATACTGTCATTCAGGTCTGTCTCCCTGAACTCTTAACCCTGGCCAGCTCCAAATCTTAGCCTTGGTTCTCCTCTCTAGCCCACACCGGCCACAGTGGATCTCCCCACATGCATGGCTTAAATTCTACCTTGAGGCTATCAACACCGCAGTTTCTATCTTCAGCCCAGATATTTCTCTCTCCAGGTTCCTACATTCTCCATCCTGCTCACTATCTCCATGGGGATCTGAGAGATGTCTCAAGCTTGACACATCCTAAACTGAGCTCCTGACCTTCGTCCTAAACCTGCTGTCTCCTCACCTTCCCATCTATGTTAATGGCACCTCAGTCCTTCTAGTGACTGACACCAAATACCCTAGGTTTGTCCTTGACGTCTCTTTCAGACCCACTCCAGCCTGTCAACAAACCTTGGTGACTCTACCTACAGAATCTCAATGCTCTCCACCTCCCCCGCCCTCAACCTGGTCCCTCACCTTTCCTGAACCATTAGAATAGCCTCTTCCCTGATCTCTGCTCCTGTGCCTGCCCTGGAAGTCTTTTCCTCAAATGCAGCCAGGGGGAGCCTGTGAGCACCTGGGTCAGATCAAGAGCATCCTGGCTGAGATTATATGTAGCATCCATCCCATAGGACTGTTATGAGGACATTTGAAGACGTATGTAAAGTACTTAAGGGAGTGCTTGGCTGAGCTCTCCCTTGCCTGCACCCGCCCTCAGATGAGACGAAGTCCTCACCATGGTCACCAAGTCCCTAGTGATCTGTCCTGTCACCTCTCTGCCCTCATCTCCTCCTCCTTAAGAAAGTAAGTGGCAGCGCAACCTGGATTTTTCTCAGTTGAACACAGACAAGACACAGATAAAGAGGCCCTGCAAACCCAGTGACATTCAAAGAGCCCCTCTCTGGGCATACTTGTCGCCAACACTCCATTACAAAGGCATCTCTAGACCCTCCTTAGTgcctcatctctttttttttttttttaacattttttattgatttataatcattttacaatgttgtgtcaaattccagtgttcagcacaatttttcagttattcatggacatatacacactcattgtcacatttttttctctgtgagttatcataacattttgtgtatatttccctgtgctatacagtgtagtctattctacagttttgaaatcccagtctatcccttcccaccctccaccctcctggtaaccacaagtctgtattctctgtctgtgagtctatttctgtcctttatttatgctttgtttttgtttgtttttgtttttgttttttagattccacatatgagcgatctcatatggtatttttctttctctttctggcttacttcacttagaatgacattctccaggagcacccatgttgctgcaaatggcattatgttgtcggtttttatggctgagtagtattccattgtataaatataccacttcttctttatccagtcacctgttgatggacatttaggctgtttccatgttttggctattgtaaatagtgctgctatgaacattggggtgcaggtgtcatcctgaagtagatttccttctgggtacaagcctaggagtgggattcctgggtcatatggtaagtctattcctagtcttttgaggaatctccacactgttttccatagtggctgcaccaaactgcattcccaccagcagtgtaggagggttcccttttctccacagcctctccagcatttgtcatttgtggatttttgaatgacggccattctgactggtgtgaggtggtaactcattgtagttttgatttgcatttctctgataattagtgatattgagcattttttcatgtgctttttgatcatttgtatgtcttccttggagaattgcttgtttaggtcttctgcccatttttggattgggttgttaatttttttcttattgagtcgtatgagctgcttatatattctggagatcaagcctttgttggtttcacttgcaaaaattttctcccattccgtaggttttcttcttgttttatttctggtttcctttgctgtgcagcagcttgtaagtttcattaggtcccatttgtttattcttgcttttatttcttctaggagaaaatttttgaaatgtatgtcagataatgttttgcctatgttttcctctaggaggtttattgtatcttgtcttatgtttaagtctttgatccattttgagttgatttttgtatatggtgtaagggagtgttctagcttcattgttttacatgctgctgtccagttttcccaacaccatttgctgaagagactgtctttattccaatgtatattcttgcctcctttgtcaaagatgagttgaccaaaagtttgtgggttcatttctgggctctctattctgttccattggtctatatgtctgttttggtaccaataccatgctgtcttgatgactgtagctctatagtattgtctgaagtctgggagagttattcctccagcctttctttctcttcagtaatgctttggcaattctaggtctttgatggttccatatgaattttattatgattttttctagttctgtgaaatatgtcctgggtaattggatagggattgcattaaatctgtagattgccttggccagtgtgaccattttaacaatattgattcttccaatccaagagcatggaatatctttccatttttttaagtcttctttaatttccttcatcaatggtttatagttttctgtgtataattctttcacctccttggttagatttattcccagatattttattactttgggtgctattttaaaggggattgtttctttactttctccttctgttgatttatcattagtgtaaagaaatgcaactgatttttgaacgttaattttgtaacctgctaccttgctgaattcttcaatcagctctagtagcttttgtgtggaccttttagggttttctatatatagtaacatgtcatcagcatataatgacacttttacctcttcttttccaatctggatcccttttatttctttctcttgcctgactgctgtggctaggacttccaggactatgttgaataggagtggtgatagtaggcatccttgtcttgtcccagattttagtgggaagcttttgagtttttcaccgttgagtactatgctggctgtaggtagTGCCTCATCTCTTAATGCCTCAAGTCTACACACCTAGCGATCTCAGGAGGGGCCTCTCATGTCTCCACTTTAGCCCCCACGTTCCCCATCCCACCTGAAACTGCTCTTAACCATTTATCACCTGCTAACCTACTGTAgagttcacttatttattcagtttcttgtctgtctcccccttggaatgtgagttccttgagggcagggatttctgtctgtcttgttcactgctctgTACCCAGTtcctagagcagtgcctggcacatactaggtactcaaatatttgctgaacgaAGGAAATGTTTTGTGTGGATTTTCTCATTGAATTTCCAGCATCATCACT
This Camelus bactrianus isolate YW-2024 breed Bactrian camel chromosome 9, ASM4877302v1, whole genome shotgun sequence DNA region includes the following protein-coding sequences:
- the CAPNS1 gene encoding calpain small subunit 1; protein product: MFLVNSFLKGGGGGGGGGGLGGGLGNVLGGLISGAGGGGGGGGGGGGGGGGGGTAMRILGGVISAISEAAAQYNPEPPPPRTHYSNIEANESEEVRQFRRLFAQLAGDDMEVSATELMNILNKVVTRHPDLKTDGFGIDTCRSMVAVMDSDTTGKLGFEEFKYLWNNIKKWQSVYKQFDFDRSGTIGSSELPGAFEAAGFHLNEHLYNMIIRRYSDEAGNMDFDNFISCLVRLDAMFRAFKSLDKDGTGQIQVNIQEWLQLTMYS